In Photobacterium sp. TLY01, the following proteins share a genomic window:
- a CDS encoding EAL domain-containing protein: MTLYRQLILWLFLVFVLLLVSVFSVQIHNTRAYLLNQQTIETDNAVNAAGLALTPYLAMKDLVGAESVINAMFDGSFYQRVSLSIITPQSQILREYPPGAFAVPEFFRRWLPIEPQSRSVTLTSGWMQTAELSVTSNPAAAYQQLWQSAVQLFLVLSAILGLGAAALLLGLNLIIRKPLNRLRTKAQAISRNDFGAPLPLPATKELRDVVDAFNHMNQQIRHHFRQQAEAADRLRIQAYQDPVSGLANRRFLLSKLAALIPDKGHGGIVLLRVDLIKETYQQQGFRAGDSLVSALSRQLTTLLGPKATLGRLSQSEFLYVGPVRSRTDLTDIAGRMLAITEKCHPVPEGVAEHNSSVAVVMKGKMQTVSDLLAAADNAVNLASAQTDFPLCVIGDDTHLPTFGRQQWQSLVAQAIKSDQLTFSFQTAIDQKHQPLFREVFTSVEHQGQSYRAKFFLHALDTLEDGASLDRYVLSKMAKHLGYRDDTSLVPLTVNLSLSSIRAAGFLRWLAGFMAMHRHISSKLLLEIPEAAFVHHYEFSSLLCSIIRHYGFRFGIDNYGHHFSTLGYLQRFKPYYVKLDYAYTGQLDQEIKTNVLRAVTRTADNQNILTIATRVETQAQMNKLAALSVTGFQGYVVDSLLRASP; encoded by the coding sequence ATGACACTCTACCGGCAACTCATTCTCTGGTTATTCCTGGTCTTTGTGCTGCTGCTGGTGAGCGTATTCTCGGTTCAAATCCACAATACCCGTGCCTATCTGCTCAACCAGCAAACCATCGAGACAGACAATGCCGTGAATGCCGCCGGACTGGCTTTAACCCCCTATCTGGCGATGAAGGATTTGGTTGGGGCGGAATCTGTCATTAACGCCATGTTTGACGGTAGTTTTTACCAGCGGGTTTCTCTGAGTATCATCACGCCTCAGAGCCAGATTCTGAGGGAATACCCGCCGGGTGCCTTTGCCGTACCTGAGTTTTTCCGCCGCTGGCTGCCTATCGAGCCGCAGTCACGTTCAGTGACACTCACCAGCGGCTGGATGCAAACCGCCGAGCTGTCGGTGACCAGTAATCCGGCTGCCGCTTACCAGCAGCTCTGGCAAAGCGCTGTTCAGTTGTTTCTGGTTCTGTCCGCCATACTCGGGCTGGGCGCAGCGGCTTTACTGCTGGGCCTGAATCTGATTATCCGCAAACCGCTGAACCGGCTTCGGACCAAAGCGCAGGCCATTTCCCGCAATGACTTCGGAGCGCCGCTGCCCTTACCGGCCACCAAGGAACTGCGCGATGTGGTGGACGCGTTTAACCACATGAATCAGCAGATACGCCACCATTTCAGACAGCAAGCCGAAGCTGCAGACAGACTTCGTATCCAGGCTTATCAGGATCCCGTTTCCGGGCTGGCAAACCGCCGTTTTCTGCTCTCAAAGCTCGCTGCGCTGATCCCGGATAAGGGCCACGGGGGGATTGTCCTGTTGCGGGTCGACCTCATTAAAGAGACCTATCAGCAGCAGGGATTCCGCGCTGGCGACAGCCTTGTCTCAGCCCTGTCGCGTCAACTGACAACATTGCTTGGCCCGAAGGCCACCCTGGGCCGGCTCAGTCAGTCAGAATTTCTCTATGTCGGACCGGTTCGGTCGCGAACAGACCTGACTGACATTGCCGGACGCATGCTCGCCATCACAGAGAAATGTCATCCGGTGCCGGAGGGCGTGGCTGAACACAACAGCAGCGTAGCCGTTGTCATGAAAGGAAAAATGCAGACAGTGTCTGATTTGCTGGCAGCGGCAGACAATGCCGTGAATCTGGCATCTGCCCAGACAGACTTTCCGCTGTGCGTTATCGGCGACGATACCCATTTACCCACTTTTGGCCGCCAGCAATGGCAGTCGCTGGTTGCTCAGGCAATCAAGTCAGATCAACTGACATTCAGTTTTCAAACGGCCATTGATCAGAAACACCAGCCTTTATTCAGAGAAGTGTTTACCAGTGTGGAACATCAGGGCCAGTCTTACCGGGCGAAATTTTTCCTGCACGCGCTGGATACGCTGGAGGATGGCGCCAGCCTTGACCGTTATGTACTGAGCAAGATGGCAAAACACTTAGGCTATCGTGACGATACCTCATTGGTGCCGTTAACCGTCAACCTCAGCCTGAGCAGCATTCGCGCCGCAGGTTTTCTCCGCTGGCTGGCAGGGTTTATGGCAATGCACCGTCACATTAGCAGCAAACTGTTGTTAGAAATTCCTGAGGCTGCTTTTGTTCATCATTATGAATTTTCCAGCCTGCTTTGCAGCATCATTCGTCATTACGGATTTCGTTTCGGCATTGATAACTACGGCCATCATTTTAGTACTTTAGGCTATCTGCAGCGATTTAAGCCCTACTATGTCAAGCTGGACTACGCCTATACCGGCCAGTTAGATCAGGAAATAAAAACCAATGTCCTTCGCGCGGTTACCCGGACCGCAGATAATCAGAATATTCTGACCATAGCCACCCGGGTTGAAACACAAGCGCAGATGAATAAACTGGCAGCACTTTCAGTCACGGGCTTTCAGGGTTATGTGGTCGACAGTCTGTTAAGGGCATCTCCATGA
- a CDS encoding TolC family outer membrane protein produces MHYLYTKVCTALTLALFTGLASAQSLEQAVAQTLSSNPEIKGAYNDFMSRYESIRASKGQYLPSVDLEAGIGYEDYDDTTNSTGDYNPSDATISISQLIWDGSITYHDIQRNKSEAEAQRYQLLADAQDKALRVAEVYLNVLQAQEVQSLSESNYQIHQRIYTDIKKRTDAGIGSIADLSQIEGRLARAESNLIASRNNVQDKVTEFYREVGEQPVNLVQPEVDINFLPPSLDRAIEIARENNPTLKTASNDVDAAHYQYKQERGDFWPTFSIEASQEWGEDLEGTPGHTDELKAGLRMRYNLYNGGTDMAESRRAAYQINKSKDIRDRAHRLLDESTRLAWSALELSERQTQYLQKHVDASARTVIAYEKQFQIGQRTLLDVLNTENELFDARKAYLQAFYDGILARYRVLNATGKLLDEMRVDIPDKWAESVR; encoded by the coding sequence ATGCACTATCTGTACACCAAGGTATGTACTGCACTGACCCTGGCGCTGTTCACCGGACTGGCCTCGGCACAATCGCTGGAGCAGGCGGTTGCTCAGACTTTGTCTTCCAACCCGGAAATTAAAGGGGCCTATAACGATTTCATGAGTCGCTATGAGTCAATTCGGGCATCGAAAGGGCAATATCTGCCTTCTGTCGATCTGGAGGCTGGCATTGGCTACGAAGACTACGATGACACCACCAATAGCACGGGCGATTATAATCCGTCAGATGCCACCATCAGCATCAGCCAGCTCATCTGGGATGGCTCCATCACCTATCACGATATCCAGCGCAATAAGTCCGAAGCCGAAGCACAGCGCTACCAGCTACTGGCCGATGCACAGGACAAAGCGCTGCGGGTGGCTGAAGTGTATCTCAATGTGCTGCAGGCGCAGGAAGTGCAGTCTCTCTCGGAATCGAATTACCAGATCCACCAGCGAATTTACACCGATATCAAAAAACGCACCGATGCCGGTATTGGCTCGATTGCCGATCTGTCACAGATCGAGGGCCGGCTGGCCCGGGCAGAGTCCAACCTGATCGCTTCCCGTAATAACGTACAGGACAAGGTGACAGAGTTTTACCGGGAAGTCGGCGAACAGCCGGTCAATCTGGTTCAGCCGGAAGTGGATATCAATTTCCTGCCTCCCTCGCTGGATCGGGCCATTGAAATCGCCAGGGAAAATAACCCGACCCTGAAAACCGCCAGCAATGATGTTGATGCGGCCCATTATCAGTACAAGCAGGAGCGCGGTGATTTCTGGCCAACGTTCTCCATTGAAGCCTCTCAGGAATGGGGCGAAGATCTGGAAGGCACACCCGGCCATACTGACGAATTAAAAGCCGGGTTACGGATGCGGTATAACCTGTATAACGGCGGTACAGACATGGCCGAAAGCCGCCGGGCAGCCTACCAGATCAATAAATCCAAAGACATCCGCGACAGAGCGCACCGTCTGCTGGATGAAAGCACCCGGCTGGCCTGGAGCGCGCTGGAACTCTCTGAACGCCAGACCCAGTATTTACAAAAACATGTGGATGCCTCGGCCCGTACCGTGATCGCCTATGAGAAACAGTTTCAGATTGGGCAGCGCACCCTGCTGGATGTGCTGAACACGGAAAACGAGTTGTTCGATGCCCGTAAAGCCTATTTACAGGCCTTTTATGACGGGATTCTGGCAAGATACAGAGTCCTGAATGCCACGGGTAAATTGCTGGATGAAATGCGGGTCGATATTCCGGATAAATGGGCTGAGTCGGTACGCTGA
- a CDS encoding type I secretion system permease/ATPase — protein sequence MTDPLLLALIVVSRHYGVANTPDALIADLPLPDGQLTPFLLPRAAEKAGLEAKEEKLAIEKLPPMLLPAILLLKGNSACVVASIDHEKQQLAVISPQFDSEERWISFSEFNESYTGHLFLLKKRFRYDERSPELLKPTKGHWFWGTLWLSRNIYRDVFIASILINLFAIATPLFTRLVYDKIVPNQAFDSLWVLASGITLIFGFDFVLKLMRSYFIDVAGKKSDILISAKLFAKVMGLRMEARPPSVGALARHLQEFEAIREFFTSATITSLIDLPFAILFLVVIWLIAGPLVIIPIVALAFLILYSLLVQRPLRRSIEEGSRLSSQKHANLIESLSGLDTIKRFEAQSQFQYKWEEAVAHMANWSIKSRRLTDSVQNTAGFCQQFVTVGMIVFGVYQIAAGELTMGGLIAVSMLSSRAVGPLVQLALLSTRYHQAKSAKTIIEQLMALPVEQEADKRFLHRAALQGRIQFSQVSFQYPGQQRMALKDLDLTIEPGEKVAIIGRVGSGKTTIERLIMGLYKPSAGSISLDDTDIGQLHPTDIRRNIGSVPQDLMLFYGSVRDNIALGRSQVSDEAILRAAERAGVTAFTRQDEAGLDRQVGEGGQALSGGQKQAIAIARALLTEPKVLVMDEPSSSMDNKAEQVLKQVLNRLDNDETLILFTHKTSMLDVVDRILVLEQGQLVADGPKEQVLQQLRKGNLNGGKMGAG from the coding sequence ATGACAGATCCTTTACTGCTCGCCCTGATTGTCGTCAGCCGCCACTATGGGGTGGCCAACACACCCGATGCGTTAATTGCCGACCTGCCGCTGCCAGACGGACAGCTCACTCCCTTTCTGCTGCCCAGGGCCGCAGAAAAAGCCGGGCTAGAAGCCAAAGAAGAAAAACTGGCAATAGAAAAACTGCCACCCATGTTGCTACCGGCCATACTGCTGCTCAAGGGCAACAGCGCCTGCGTAGTCGCCAGCATCGATCATGAAAAACAACAACTTGCTGTTATATCACCTCAGTTTGACAGTGAAGAGCGCTGGATATCTTTTTCAGAATTCAATGAGAGCTATACCGGCCATCTGTTTCTGCTCAAAAAGCGGTTTCGCTATGACGAGCGATCACCTGAGCTGCTCAAACCGACAAAAGGACACTGGTTCTGGGGAACGCTCTGGTTATCGAGAAATATCTACCGCGATGTATTTATTGCCTCCATTCTGATCAACTTGTTTGCTATTGCCACCCCGCTGTTTACCCGGCTGGTTTACGACAAAATTGTCCCTAATCAGGCCTTTGATTCACTCTGGGTGCTGGCAAGCGGCATCACGCTGATCTTTGGCTTTGACTTTGTGCTTAAGTTAATGCGCAGTTATTTCATTGATGTGGCGGGCAAAAAATCTGACATTCTGATATCTGCCAAGCTTTTTGCCAAGGTCATGGGCCTGCGGATGGAAGCCCGGCCACCATCAGTCGGTGCCCTGGCCCGGCATCTGCAAGAATTTGAAGCCATCCGGGAGTTTTTCACCTCAGCGACCATCACTTCCCTGATTGACCTGCCCTTTGCGATATTGTTTCTGGTGGTGATCTGGCTGATTGCCGGGCCGCTGGTGATCATTCCGATTGTCGCTCTGGCCTTTCTGATTCTCTACAGCCTGCTGGTGCAGCGGCCTTTGCGAAGAAGCATCGAAGAAGGCTCGCGCCTGTCGTCGCAAAAACACGCCAACCTGATTGAAAGCCTGTCCGGACTGGACACTATCAAACGGTTCGAAGCACAAAGCCAGTTTCAGTACAAATGGGAAGAAGCAGTGGCGCACATGGCCAACTGGAGTATCAAATCACGGCGCCTGACCGATTCAGTACAGAACACTGCCGGATTCTGCCAGCAGTTTGTCACAGTCGGCATGATCGTGTTCGGCGTGTATCAGATTGCCGCCGGCGAGCTCACCATGGGCGGTCTGATTGCGGTCTCTATGCTCAGCAGCCGCGCGGTCGGGCCCTTGGTGCAACTGGCGTTGCTGTCGACCCGCTACCATCAGGCAAAATCGGCCAAGACCATTATCGAGCAGCTCATGGCCTTACCGGTCGAGCAAGAAGCTGATAAGCGGTTTCTGCATCGCGCCGCCTTACAGGGCCGGATTCAGTTCAGCCAGGTCAGTTTTCAATATCCCGGCCAGCAGCGCATGGCGCTCAAAGATCTGGATCTGACCATAGAACCGGGTGAGAAAGTCGCCATCATTGGCCGGGTCGGCTCAGGCAAAACCACCATAGAGCGTTTGATCATGGGGCTCTATAAGCCCTCGGCAGGTTCGATCAGCCTTGATGACACGGATATCGGTCAGCTGCACCCCACAGACATCCGACGCAATATCGGCAGTGTGCCGCAGGATCTGATGCTCTTCTATGGTTCCGTCCGCGATAACATTGCATTAGGCCGCTCGCAAGTCAGTGACGAGGCCATTCTTCGTGCCGCAGAGCGGGCCGGTGTCACCGCCTTTACCCGGCAGGATGAAGCCGGGCTGGATCGCCAGGTCGGCGAAGGCGGGCAAGCACTCTCCGGTGGCCAGAAACAAGCCATCGCCATCGCCCGTGCCCTGCTCACTGAGCCCAAAGTCCTGGTGATGGATGAGCCCAGCAGCAGCATGGACAACAAAGCCGAACAGGTACTCAAACAGGTATTAAACAGGCTCGACAATGACGAAACCCTGATCCTGTTCACTCATAAAACCAGCATGCTGGATGTTGTCGACCGCATCCTGGTTCTGGAGCAAGGCCAGCTCGTCGCCGACGGACCCAAAGAGCAGGTGCTGCAGCAACTCAGGAAAGGCAATTTAAATGGCGGAAAAATGGGCGCTGGGTAA
- a CDS encoding transglutaminase-like cysteine peptidase: protein MTWLFLSPPLSAFNEQEQAAFDRVTAFYGERAGKRMIAWRQLLTSVSHQQEWQKLEQVNRFFNQFTFLNDIEIWGENDYWATPSEFLGAAGGDCEDFTIAKYFSLRELGIDDQKLRLVYVKSLNLNQFHMVLAYYASPSEVPVLLDNLVPDIKPATERADLLPVYSFNGSQLWLMKQQGQGQLAGQSSRLKRWTNLRERFEAQTLARPVINLDQP, encoded by the coding sequence ATGACATGGCTATTCCTTTCGCCCCCGCTGAGTGCCTTCAATGAACAGGAACAAGCGGCGTTTGATCGCGTCACGGCTTTTTATGGTGAGCGCGCAGGCAAGCGGATGATCGCCTGGCGGCAACTGCTGACTTCCGTATCCCATCAGCAGGAATGGCAAAAACTGGAACAGGTCAACCGCTTCTTTAACCAATTCACGTTTCTGAATGATATTGAAATCTGGGGAGAAAATGATTATTGGGCGACGCCCTCTGAGTTTCTCGGCGCGGCAGGCGGCGACTGTGAGGACTTTACGATTGCCAAGTATTTTTCGTTGCGGGAACTGGGTATCGACGATCAGAAACTGCGCCTTGTCTATGTGAAGTCGCTCAATCTGAATCAGTTCCATATGGTCCTGGCCTATTATGCCAGCCCAAGTGAGGTGCCTGTCCTGCTGGATAATCTGGTTCCTGACATCAAACCCGCGACCGAACGCGCCGACTTGCTGCCCGTTTACAGCTTTAACGGCAGTCAGTTATGGCTGATGAAACAACAGGGACAAGGGCAACTTGCCGGTCAGTCTTCACGCCTGAAACGCTGGACCAACCTGAGAGAGCGGTTTGAAGCGCAGACACTGGCGCGCCCTGTCATCAATCTGGACCAGCCATAG
- a CDS encoding HlyD family type I secretion periplasmic adaptor subunit encodes MKTPSVDRKHLDFVDDKTAALLLNTPGSARVMLWVIVIFFIVAGVWASRAQLEQVTTGNGKVIPSSQLQVVQNLEGGIVKALMVKEGEQVLKNQPLLLIDDTRFQSDFNERAQELASAQADAIRLDALLDNVSVNQKNKAVSVSRTPLVFPDTFLSAYPDLVKRQQAEYSDNLSTLESQLAVAAQQIQQKQQELVEARSRLSGQRQGYNLASREYKITKPLADEGVVPEIELLKLQRQLNDTRKDMRSTELQIPVIQAAIREAELKRLDVALKFRSDIQADLNQATAKRDALNQSSVGLEDKVERTLVRSPVNGTVQTLYVNTIGGVIQPGMDIVAIVPTEDNLVIEAKVLPQDIGFLRPGLKAMIKFSAYDYTVYGGLEGTLEQISADTIQDEEGNSFYQVKIRTEKNNLADNSGEQLPIIPGMTASADIITGKRTVLQYLLNPILKASNSALRE; translated from the coding sequence ATGAAGACGCCGTCAGTGGATCGTAAACATCTTGATTTTGTGGATGATAAAACCGCCGCCCTGCTGCTCAACACACCGGGCAGCGCCAGAGTGATGCTCTGGGTGATTGTCATTTTCTTTATTGTGGCAGGCGTCTGGGCATCCCGCGCCCAGCTGGAGCAAGTCACAACTGGCAACGGCAAAGTGATCCCTTCCTCTCAGCTTCAGGTGGTCCAAAATCTCGAAGGCGGCATCGTTAAAGCCCTGATGGTCAAAGAAGGTGAACAGGTACTCAAAAATCAGCCTCTGCTGCTGATTGATGACACCCGTTTCCAGTCTGATTTCAATGAAAGGGCGCAAGAACTGGCCAGCGCACAGGCCGATGCCATTCGGCTGGATGCCCTGCTGGACAATGTCAGCGTGAATCAGAAAAACAAAGCCGTGTCTGTTTCCCGCACGCCCCTGGTTTTTCCTGATACCTTTCTCAGTGCCTATCCGGATTTGGTCAAACGTCAGCAGGCTGAATACAGCGATAATCTGTCGACCCTTGAAAGTCAGCTTGCTGTGGCCGCACAACAGATTCAGCAGAAACAGCAGGAACTGGTTGAAGCCCGCTCAAGGCTCAGCGGACAACGGCAGGGTTACAACCTTGCCAGCCGGGAATACAAGATCACCAAGCCGCTGGCCGATGAAGGCGTCGTCCCTGAGATTGAACTGCTGAAGCTGCAACGCCAGCTCAACGATACCCGCAAAGACATGCGCTCGACTGAGCTGCAAATCCCCGTGATTCAGGCAGCCATCCGGGAAGCCGAACTCAAACGGCTGGATGTCGCACTCAAATTCCGCTCAGACATTCAGGCCGATCTCAATCAGGCCACGGCTAAACGTGATGCCCTGAACCAGTCCAGCGTGGGTCTGGAAGATAAAGTCGAGCGAACTCTGGTGCGCTCACCGGTCAATGGCACAGTGCAGACCCTGTATGTGAATACCATCGGTGGTGTGATTCAGCCCGGCATGGACATCGTCGCCATCGTCCCGACAGAAGATAACCTGGTGATCGAAGCAAAAGTGCTGCCACAGGATATTGGCTTCTTACGCCCAGGTCTCAAGGCAATGATTAAATTTTCGGCTTATGATTACACAGTCTATGGTGGTTTAGAGGGCACACTGGAGCAAATCAGCGCCGATACGATTCAGGATGAAGAAGGCAATAGTTTTTATCAGGTAAAAATTAGAACAGAAAAAAACAATCTTGCGGATAACAGCGGTGAGCAGCTGCCGATCATACCGGGAATGACCGCGTCGGCCGATATCATCACCGGCAAACGTACCGTGTTGCAGTATTTACTGAACCCGATACTGAAAGCCAGCAATTCCGCCCTGAGGGAGTAA
- a CDS encoding OmpA family protein, with product MQRQVMCFLLILVLASCSTTVEDPPVAEQSRDLLDQDSDGVINARERCADTPIPAVVNNDGCPQLVESKRTNQLHILFANDSDVIPSGFRSQIQKMAAFLKAYPETAIELKGYASPVGASPHNLDLSKRRAANVRTLLIDEGIAPERVRTVGFGDNEPVRGQTREQTNILSRRVTATVTGADAGVLERWTIFTTRNQ from the coding sequence ATGCAACGACAAGTGATGTGTTTCTTACTGATACTCGTGCTGGCCAGCTGCTCAACCACAGTAGAGGATCCGCCTGTCGCCGAGCAATCGCGTGATCTGCTGGATCAGGATTCAGACGGTGTAATCAATGCGCGGGAGCGATGTGCTGACACACCGATCCCTGCGGTCGTCAACAACGATGGTTGCCCGCAACTCGTTGAAAGCAAGCGCACCAATCAGCTGCATATCCTGTTTGCCAACGATTCTGATGTGATCCCGTCCGGTTTTCGCAGCCAGATCCAAAAAATGGCCGCCTTTCTGAAAGCGTACCCGGAAACAGCGATTGAACTGAAAGGCTATGCCAGCCCGGTGGGAGCATCGCCACATAATCTGGATTTATCCAAGCGCCGCGCTGCAAATGTGCGCACACTGCTGATAGATGAAGGTATCGCGCCTGAACGGGTCAGAACGGTTGGCTTCGGTGATAACGAACCGGTACGGGGACAGACACGGGAACAGACCAATATTCTCAGCCGTCGTGTGACGGCAACCGTGACAGGCGCCGACGCCGGGGTACTGGAACGCTGGACTATCTTTACCACAAGGAATCAATAA